A region from the Kribbella shirazensis genome encodes:
- a CDS encoding DUF1844 domain-containing protein, with amino-acid sequence MTDADATPPADPSEQQPDPLATASRDIAEVPAVEIISTAALHLMSAAAVNLGLAADLPEHKDLDEARSLIDSLAGLLDAAGPALGHHHAAPLRDGLRSLQLAFREASTIQDEPGQGPGEKYTGTVYPVAR; translated from the coding sequence ATGACCGACGCAGATGCCACTCCGCCCGCAGACCCGTCCGAGCAGCAGCCGGACCCCCTCGCCACCGCTTCCCGCGACATCGCCGAGGTCCCCGCCGTGGAGATCATCTCCACCGCAGCACTCCACCTGATGAGCGCGGCCGCCGTCAACCTCGGCCTGGCCGCCGACCTCCCCGAGCACAAGGACCTCGACGAGGCCCGTTCGCTGATCGACTCGCTGGCCGGCCTGCTCGACGCGGCGGGTCCTGCCCTCGGCCACCACCACGCCGCCCCGCTCCGCGACGGCCTCCGTTCCCTCCAACTCGCCTTCCGCGAGGCCAGCACCATCCAGGACGAACCCGGCCAGGGCCCCGGCGAGAAGTACACCGGCACGGTCTACCCCGTTGCCAGGTAG
- the infC gene encoding translation initiation factor IF-3, which translates to MRVNERIRVPEVRLVGPNGEQVGIVRIEDALRLAQEADLDLVEVAATARPPVCKLMDFGKYKYETAQKARESRRNQTNTIIKEMKLRPKIDPHDYETKKGHVVRFLKAGDKVKITIMFRGREQSRPELGFRLLQRLAEDVSELGFVESSPRQDGRNMIMVLGPHKKKSEARVDVEAEKAKRKAEREAEEQAERAERAEQAQAHEAERAAGVTKKPKGPADNLDPE; encoded by the coding sequence TTGCGCGTCAACGAGCGCATCCGCGTTCCCGAGGTGCGGTTGGTCGGACCGAACGGTGAGCAGGTAGGCATCGTCCGGATCGAGGACGCACTGCGGCTGGCCCAGGAGGCCGACCTCGACCTGGTCGAGGTCGCGGCGACCGCACGGCCTCCGGTCTGCAAGTTGATGGATTTCGGCAAGTACAAGTACGAGACCGCGCAGAAGGCGCGCGAGTCCCGCCGGAACCAGACCAACACCATCATCAAAGAGATGAAGCTGCGGCCGAAGATCGACCCGCACGACTACGAGACCAAGAAGGGTCACGTGGTGCGGTTCCTGAAGGCCGGGGACAAGGTCAAGATCACCATCATGTTCCGCGGTCGCGAGCAGTCCCGGCCGGAGCTCGGCTTCCGGCTGCTGCAGCGGCTGGCCGAGGACGTCAGCGAGCTCGGCTTCGTCGAGTCGTCGCCGCGTCAGGACGGCCGGAACATGATCATGGTGCTCGGACCGCACAAGAAGAAGTCCGAGGCGCGCGTGGACGTGGAAGCCGAGAAGGCGAAGCGGAAGGCCGAACGGGAGGCCGAGGAGCAGGCGGAGCGCGCGGAGCGCGCCGAGCAGGCCCAGGCCCACGAGGCCGAGCGCGCAGCCGGAGTGACCAAGAAGCCGAAGGGTCCGGCCGACAACCTCGACCCGGAGTGA
- the rpmI gene encoding 50S ribosomal protein L35: MPKMKTHSGMKKRVRVTGSGKIRREQTGVRHLAEAKSSKRKRRLSGTVEVAPAYVKKAKKLLGI; encoded by the coding sequence ATGCCGAAGATGAAGACCCACTCGGGGATGAAGAAGCGGGTCCGGGTCACGGGATCGGGCAAGATCCGTCGTGAGCAGACCGGTGTTCGTCACCTCGCCGAGGCGAAGTCGTCGAAGCGCAAGCGCCGCCTGTCGGGCACCGTCGAGGTCGCCCCGGCGTACGTGAAGAAGGCCAAGAAGCTGCTCGGCATCTGA
- the rplT gene encoding 50S ribosomal protein L20, with protein MARVKRAVNAHKKRRVVLEQASGYRGQRSRLYRKAKEQVTHSLVYAYRDRKARKGDFRKLWIQRINAAVRAEDLTYNRFIQGLRLAEVEVDRKILADLAVNDPAAFSALVQVAKAALPADVNAPKSDAAA; from the coding sequence ATGGCACGCGTGAAGCGGGCAGTCAACGCCCACAAGAAGCGCCGGGTCGTACTCGAGCAGGCCAGCGGTTACCGCGGCCAGCGCTCGCGGCTGTACCGCAAGGCCAAGGAGCAGGTCACCCACTCGCTCGTCTACGCCTACCGTGACCGCAAGGCGCGCAAGGGCGACTTCCGCAAGCTGTGGATCCAGCGCATCAACGCCGCGGTCCGCGCCGAGGACCTGACCTACAACCGCTTCATCCAGGGCCTGCGCCTGGCCGAGGTCGAGGTCGACCGGAAGATCCTCGCCGACCTGGCCGTCAACGACCCGGCCGCGTTCTCCGCGCTCGTGCAGGTGGCCAAGGCCGCCCTGCCGGCGGACGTGAACGCGCCGAAGAGCGACGCCGCGGCCTGA
- a CDS encoding TrmH family RNA methyltransferase, with amino-acid sequence MASPGLLTAQSARIKQARRLATRAFRRKSGRFLVEGPQAVREALEHRELVVEVYAEPAVATRHRDLHDLAAASGVPWIEVDRAAVEALSETVTSQGVVAVCSLVTVPLGSTGKLIAAGVQVRDPGNVGTLIRTADAAGADAVVLSSESVDPHNPKAVRASVGSIFHVPITTDVDIVTAVQAWREQGLQVLAADGYGATDLDTCIDDGTLAKPTVWLFGNEAHGLPDGINAVVDHSVKVPIYGRAESLNLATAAAVCLYASAREQRR; translated from the coding sequence GTGGCGAGTCCCGGTCTGCTGACCGCGCAATCCGCGCGGATCAAGCAGGCTCGGCGGCTCGCCACTCGCGCGTTCCGGCGCAAGTCCGGCCGGTTCCTGGTCGAGGGCCCGCAGGCCGTCCGGGAGGCGCTCGAGCACCGCGAGCTCGTCGTGGAGGTGTACGCCGAGCCCGCCGTGGCCACCCGGCATCGCGACCTCCATGACCTGGCCGCGGCATCCGGTGTCCCGTGGATCGAGGTCGACCGGGCCGCCGTCGAGGCGCTGAGCGAGACCGTCACCTCGCAGGGCGTCGTCGCCGTCTGCTCGCTCGTGACCGTGCCGCTCGGCAGCACCGGGAAGTTGATCGCGGCCGGAGTACAGGTCCGTGATCCCGGCAACGTCGGCACCTTGATCCGTACGGCGGACGCGGCCGGGGCGGATGCCGTCGTACTGTCGTCGGAGTCCGTCGACCCGCACAACCCGAAGGCGGTCCGGGCCAGTGTCGGCAGCATCTTCCACGTCCCGATCACCACGGACGTCGACATCGTCACCGCCGTACAGGCGTGGCGCGAGCAGGGCCTGCAGGTGCTGGCCGCCGACGGGTACGGCGCGACCGACCTGGACACGTGCATCGACGACGGCACGCTCGCGAAGCCGACCGTCTGGCTGTTCGGCAACGAGGCCCACGGTCTGCCCGACGGCATCAACGCCGTGGTGGACCACTCGGTCAAGGTCCCGATCTACGGCCGCGCCGAGTCCCTGAACCTCGCGACCGCCGCAGCTGTCTGCCTGTACGCGTCGGCCCGCGAGCAACGCCGGTGA
- a CDS encoding CehA/McbA family metallohydrolase, with protein MTGLPFDLPGRFWRGNLHTHSDRSDGALSPRETAAVYRDAGYDFVAITDHFRPEYGFPMTDTRELRTDGFTTLIGAELHAPLTEAGQAWHIVAAGLPLDFAAPSSTETGPELARRARAAGAFVGMAHPAASLLSAVDAESLDAAHSVEVYNALADRENRGDSWHLTDVLLNRGHRLTTYAADDAHLQPQDPPPCQAWVHVRAEVLEPDALLAALKAGHFYSSTGPELYDVRVEADVVVVRCSPATKILLSGGHPGAEVAQGTDLTECSLPLALFRGTHCRITIEDASGARAWTNPIHLPPRPAR; from the coding sequence GTGACGGGCCTGCCGTTCGACCTGCCGGGGCGGTTCTGGCGAGGGAACCTGCACACGCACTCGGACCGCTCCGACGGTGCGTTGTCACCGCGCGAGACCGCGGCGGTGTATCGCGACGCGGGGTACGACTTCGTGGCGATCACAGATCATTTCCGGCCGGAGTACGGGTTCCCGATGACGGACACGCGGGAGCTGCGGACGGACGGATTCACCACGCTGATCGGCGCGGAGTTGCACGCTCCGCTCACCGAGGCCGGGCAGGCGTGGCACATCGTGGCGGCCGGACTGCCGCTGGACTTCGCGGCGCCTTCGTCGACCGAGACCGGTCCGGAGCTGGCGCGCCGGGCGCGGGCCGCCGGTGCGTTCGTCGGGATGGCTCATCCGGCGGCGTCGCTGCTGTCGGCCGTGGATGCCGAGAGTCTGGACGCGGCCCATTCGGTCGAGGTCTACAACGCGCTCGCCGACCGGGAGAACCGCGGCGACAGCTGGCACCTCACCGACGTCCTGCTGAACCGCGGTCACCGGCTGACGACGTACGCCGCCGACGACGCCCACCTGCAACCGCAGGACCCGCCGCCGTGCCAGGCGTGGGTCCACGTCCGCGCCGAGGTCCTCGAGCCGGACGCACTCCTGGCCGCTTTGAAAGCCGGCCACTTCTACTCCAGCACCGGGCCCGAGCTGTACGACGTACGCGTCGAGGCGGACGTGGTCGTGGTCCGCTGCTCGCCCGCCACGAAGATCCTGCTGAGCGGCGGCCACCCCGGCGCAGAGGTTGCCCAGGGCACCGATCTCACCGAGTGCTCGCTACCGCTGGCCCTGTTCCGCGGCACCCACTGCCGCATCACAATCGAGGACGCCTCAGGCGCCCGCGCCTGGACGAACCCGATCCATCTGCCACCCCGCCCTGCCCGCTGA
- a CDS encoding TetR/AcrR family transcriptional regulator: MTDSIWTRERKATPPKETLSRAQIVAAAMAILDADGVTGLSMRKLAAKLDAGATSLYWHVPTKDDLVDLLIDEVWSEIDVPEPELAGWRNGALLFGHSLRSAVLRHPWLPEVMYTRPSIGPHAMALGERGLALFGAAGFSDHDIDLAMGSVMSYVLGTVSAEVATREMVRKSGRSEESWVRERLEEAQAVAVDYPEMQESVRRRTSAGLDTSLTENFVFGLDALLDGLEARVKK; encoded by the coding sequence ATGACGGACTCGATCTGGACTCGGGAGCGCAAGGCCACGCCTCCGAAGGAAACGCTGAGCCGGGCGCAGATCGTGGCCGCGGCGATGGCGATCCTCGACGCCGACGGGGTGACCGGGCTGAGCATGCGCAAGCTCGCCGCGAAGCTCGACGCCGGCGCGACCAGCCTCTACTGGCACGTGCCGACCAAGGACGACCTCGTCGACCTGCTGATCGACGAGGTCTGGTCCGAGATCGACGTCCCCGAGCCGGAGCTCGCCGGCTGGCGGAACGGGGCACTGCTGTTCGGGCACAGCCTGCGGTCCGCCGTACTGCGGCATCCGTGGCTGCCCGAGGTGATGTACACCCGCCCGAGCATCGGCCCGCACGCGATGGCGCTCGGCGAACGCGGTCTGGCGCTGTTCGGCGCGGCCGGCTTCTCGGACCACGACATCGACCTCGCGATGGGCAGCGTGATGTCGTACGTGCTCGGCACGGTGAGCGCCGAGGTCGCGACCCGCGAGATGGTCCGCAAGTCCGGCCGCTCGGAGGAGAGCTGGGTCCGCGAGCGACTCGAAGAGGCCCAGGCGGTCGCCGTCGACTACCCCGAGATGCAGGAATCGGTACGCCGCCGTACGTCGGCCGGCCTGGACACCAGCCTCACCGAGAACTTCGTCTTCGGCCTCGACGCCCTCCTCGACGGCCTCGAAGCCCGCGTCAAGAAGTAG
- a CDS encoding MFS transporter has translation MTSTPFESTTGHPRRWWILLILCLSLMVLVVDNTVLNLAIPALMRDLGATPADIQWVIDAYILAFAGLLLTAGSLSDRFGRRKMLLLGLVVFGAASLLATLAETPWQLIACRGLMGVGGSLLMPSTLSILFTVFPPEEHRKAMAGWSMVAMVGVVAGPTVGGVLLNHFWWGSIFWLNVPIAILAIVGSLALIPESKGPARDVDPAGAVLTIVGMASIVWAIVSIPAHGWSSGRVLGGLAVGVVALTAFALWERRSAHPMVPLALFKDRRFSGTSFSIVLLSFTAGGLMLALTQYLQFALGYSPLKAGLALLPYAVAAALFNGLGATLGKKLADRTLISLGLAIIAGGFAILTQVSDSTGYGLLIVGLLVMGIGGGLAGPAAYTLLMQAVPAEHRGVGSAMNDTVQQTGAALSVAVLGSVLAAAYSSALPDSVPEAARKSIADTLALGPDFLAAARHAFTDAMSIAMTVGAIGAVAGAVVALAVLPTGEAKVEDAVPAVDDPVR, from the coding sequence GTGACTAGTACACCGTTCGAGTCCACCACCGGGCATCCCCGGCGCTGGTGGATCCTGTTGATCCTGTGCTTGAGCCTGATGGTGCTGGTGGTCGACAACACCGTGCTCAACCTGGCGATCCCGGCGCTGATGCGGGACCTGGGCGCGACGCCCGCGGACATCCAATGGGTGATCGACGCGTACATCCTGGCGTTCGCCGGCCTCCTGCTGACCGCCGGAAGCCTGTCCGACCGGTTCGGGCGGCGGAAGATGCTGCTGCTCGGGCTGGTCGTGTTCGGCGCGGCGTCGCTGCTGGCCACGCTGGCCGAGACGCCGTGGCAGCTGATCGCCTGCCGTGGGCTGATGGGTGTCGGCGGCTCGCTCCTGATGCCGAGCACGCTGTCGATTCTGTTCACGGTGTTCCCGCCGGAGGAGCACCGCAAGGCGATGGCCGGCTGGTCGATGGTCGCGATGGTCGGCGTGGTGGCGGGTCCGACGGTCGGCGGCGTCCTGCTGAACCACTTCTGGTGGGGCTCGATCTTCTGGCTGAACGTGCCGATCGCGATCCTGGCGATCGTCGGCTCGCTGGCGCTGATCCCGGAGTCCAAGGGCCCGGCGCGCGATGTCGACCCGGCGGGCGCGGTCCTGACGATCGTCGGTATGGCGTCGATCGTGTGGGCGATCGTCTCGATCCCGGCGCACGGCTGGAGCTCCGGCCGGGTGCTCGGCGGGCTGGCGGTCGGAGTGGTCGCGCTGACCGCGTTCGCGCTGTGGGAGCGGCGGAGCGCGCATCCGATGGTGCCGCTCGCGTTGTTCAAGGACCGGCGGTTCAGCGGTACGAGCTTCTCGATCGTGCTGCTGTCGTTCACCGCGGGCGGGTTGATGCTGGCGTTGACGCAGTACCTGCAGTTCGCGCTCGGGTACTCGCCGCTGAAGGCCGGACTGGCGCTGCTGCCGTACGCCGTGGCCGCGGCGCTGTTCAACGGGCTGGGCGCGACGCTCGGGAAGAAGCTCGCCGACCGGACACTGATCTCGCTCGGTCTGGCGATCATCGCGGGCGGGTTCGCGATCCTGACCCAGGTGTCGGACTCGACCGGGTACGGACTGCTGATCGTCGGCCTGCTGGTGATGGGGATCGGCGGGGGACTGGCCGGTCCGGCGGCGTACACGCTGCTGATGCAGGCCGTTCCAGCGGAACACCGCGGGGTCGGCTCGGCGATGAACGACACCGTCCAGCAGACCGGTGCGGCACTGTCGGTCGCGGTCCTGGGCAGTGTGCTCGCGGCGGCGTACTCGTCGGCGCTCCCGGACTCGGTCCCGGAGGCGGCCCGCAAGTCGATCGCGGACACGCTCGCGCTCGGACCGGACTTCCTCGCCGCCGCCAGGCACGCGTTCACCGACGCGATGTCGATCGCGATGACGGTCGGCGCGATCGGCGCGGTGGCCGGTGCGGTGGTCGCGCTGGCGGTGCTGCCGACGGGCGAGGCGAAGGTGGAGGACGCCGTACCGGCGGTGGACGACCCGGTCCGCTGA
- the pheS gene encoding phenylalanine--tRNA ligase subunit alpha → MSGPNTDYDPVEVTPLHAEEVERTRDEALTAFTGAADLAALQEAKSTHLGDKSPIVLANREIGALPPQARKEAGQRIGAARKAINEAFAARLAVLEAEHEEQMLATERVDVTLPWHTPELGARHPLSLISEQVADVFTALGWDVAEGPEVEAEWLNFDALNFQPDHPARQMQDTFFVEPAGSGKVLRTHTSPVQARSMLTRKPPIYVICPGRVFRTDELDATHTPVFYQVEGLVVDEGITLAHLKGTLDHFVVSMFGEGLEARLRPNFFPFTEPSAEVDLKCFVCRGASVGNPDRPCRTCGSEGWIEWGGCGVVNPRVLQACGIDTDRYSGFAFGMGLERTLMFRNGVEDMRDMVEGDVRFSRQFGMEI, encoded by the coding sequence ATGTCCGGTCCCAACACTGATTACGACCCGGTCGAAGTGACGCCGCTGCATGCCGAAGAGGTGGAGCGGACCCGCGACGAGGCGCTGACGGCGTTTACCGGGGCGGCTGATCTGGCCGCCCTGCAGGAGGCCAAGTCCACCCATCTCGGCGACAAGTCGCCGATCGTGCTGGCGAACCGGGAGATCGGCGCGCTGCCTCCGCAGGCCCGCAAGGAGGCCGGTCAGCGGATCGGTGCCGCCCGGAAGGCGATCAACGAGGCCTTCGCGGCCCGGCTCGCGGTGCTCGAGGCGGAGCACGAGGAGCAGATGCTGGCCACCGAGCGCGTCGACGTGACGCTGCCGTGGCACACCCCGGAGCTCGGCGCGCGGCACCCGCTGTCGCTGATCTCCGAGCAGGTCGCGGACGTCTTCACCGCGCTCGGCTGGGACGTCGCCGAGGGCCCCGAGGTCGAGGCCGAGTGGCTGAACTTCGACGCCCTGAACTTCCAGCCCGACCACCCGGCGCGGCAGATGCAGGACACCTTCTTCGTCGAGCCGGCCGGCTCCGGCAAGGTACTGCGGACGCACACGTCGCCGGTGCAGGCGCGGTCGATGCTGACCCGCAAGCCGCCGATCTACGTGATCTGCCCGGGACGCGTGTTCCGCACCGACGAGCTGGACGCGACGCACACGCCGGTCTTCTACCAGGTCGAGGGCCTGGTCGTGGACGAGGGCATCACGCTCGCGCACCTGAAGGGCACGCTCGACCACTTCGTCGTGTCGATGTTCGGCGAGGGCCTCGAGGCGCGTCTGCGGCCGAACTTCTTCCCGTTCACCGAGCCGTCGGCCGAGGTGGACCTGAAATGCTTCGTCTGCCGCGGCGCCTCCGTCGGCAACCCGGACCGCCCGTGCCGCACCTGCGGCAGCGAGGGCTGGATCGAGTGGGGCGGCTGCGGCGTGGTGAACCCGCGCGTCCTGCAGGCCTGCGGCATCGACACCGATCGGTACTCCGGTTTCGCCTTCGGCATGGGCCTGGAGCGGACGCTGATGTTCCGCAACGGCGTCGAGGACATGCGGGACATGGTCGAGGGTGACGTGCGGTTCAGCCGCCAGTTCGGGATGGAGATCTGA
- a CDS encoding phenylalanine--tRNA ligase subunit beta, translating to MRVPLSWLREYVDLPGDVTGRQVAEQLIRAGLEVETVEESDLTGPLVVGKVLTYENEPQKNGKTIRWCSLDIGKDEPQWVVCGAHNFEVGDLVVVVLPGAVLPGGFAISARKTYGHVSNGMICSSAELGLGDDGTHGIVVLEPGEGTPGDDAIELLALRDDVLDIAVTPDRGYCLSIRGVAREAATAYGVALKDPADLTLTGSGAGGYPVRVDDAGACSVFVTRTVTGIDPKALSPRWMQKRLLAAGMRPISIGVDVTNYVMLELGQPIHGYDKARLSGEIVVRRANAGEKLMTLDDQTRELDAEDLLITDDSGPIGVAGVMGGASTEISDATTDVVIEAAHFDPIVIARASRRHKLSSEASRRFEREVDPDLPRYAAQRVADLLAEYAGGTVLPDETVVDTHPEPAPVTIRADHPARVAGAQITLTDTLRHLRSVGCTVDRAAADAVAAPLAAGVHSPALVIESAGSALTQPGTAAQAVPASGASAGGSAVAAGLAGDDLLTVTPPSWRPDLRDPNDFAEEVIRLFGYDNVPSILPSAPGGQGLTVSQQRRRKVATALVGAGLTEVVSYPFTGDADFDAMGIPADDPRRTTVKLVNPLSDEEPSMQTTLLATLLRTAERNVGRGANDLAIFQTGLVFVPKAETKAAPLPSVAQRPSDAEVQSLYDALPDQPLHVGVVLTGALTPTGWWGKGRPAGWADAVQIARLIASAVGVELVVKNTELAPWHPGRCAEFSISDTVVGHAGELHPKVCQAFGLPARSSAVELDLDALIAAGPESVAARPFSSYPVAKEDVALIVPAEVSAADVQAALAEGAGELLEAVRLFDVYTGEQIGEGKKSLAFALRFRAPDRTLKENEVADARQAAVQVAVDRFGAVQRVG from the coding sequence ATGCGGGTCCCACTGTCATGGCTTCGTGAGTACGTCGACCTGCCGGGTGACGTCACCGGCCGCCAGGTCGCGGAGCAGCTGATCCGGGCCGGCCTCGAGGTGGAGACCGTCGAGGAGTCCGACCTGACCGGGCCGCTCGTGGTCGGCAAGGTGCTCACGTACGAGAACGAGCCGCAGAAGAACGGCAAGACCATCCGCTGGTGCTCGCTCGACATCGGCAAGGACGAGCCGCAGTGGGTCGTCTGCGGTGCGCACAACTTCGAGGTCGGCGATCTCGTGGTCGTCGTGCTGCCGGGCGCGGTGCTGCCCGGCGGGTTCGCGATCTCGGCGCGCAAGACGTACGGCCACGTGTCGAACGGGATGATCTGCTCGAGCGCGGAGCTCGGCCTGGGCGACGACGGGACGCACGGCATCGTCGTCCTGGAGCCGGGTGAGGGCACGCCGGGTGACGACGCGATCGAGCTGCTCGCGCTGCGGGACGACGTCCTCGACATCGCGGTGACGCCGGATCGTGGGTACTGCCTCTCGATCCGCGGCGTGGCCCGCGAGGCCGCGACGGCGTACGGCGTGGCGCTGAAGGACCCGGCGGACCTGACACTGACCGGATCCGGTGCGGGCGGCTATCCGGTGCGGGTCGACGACGCCGGGGCGTGCAGCGTGTTCGTCACGCGGACCGTGACCGGGATCGACCCGAAGGCGCTGTCGCCGCGGTGGATGCAGAAGCGGCTGCTCGCGGCCGGCATGCGGCCGATCTCGATCGGGGTCGACGTCACGAACTACGTGATGCTCGAGCTCGGTCAGCCGATCCACGGGTACGACAAGGCGCGGTTGTCCGGCGAGATCGTCGTACGGCGGGCGAACGCCGGCGAGAAGCTGATGACGCTGGACGACCAGACCCGCGAGCTGGACGCCGAGGACCTGCTGATCACCGACGACTCCGGGCCGATCGGTGTCGCCGGGGTGATGGGTGGTGCATCGACGGAGATCTCCGACGCGACCACCGACGTCGTGATCGAGGCCGCGCATTTCGACCCGATCGTGATCGCGCGGGCGTCGCGACGGCACAAGCTGTCGTCGGAGGCGTCGCGGCGGTTCGAGCGCGAGGTCGACCCGGACCTGCCGCGGTACGCCGCGCAGCGGGTGGCGGACCTGCTCGCCGAGTACGCCGGCGGCACGGTCCTGCCCGACGAGACCGTCGTCGACACCCACCCGGAGCCCGCCCCGGTGACGATCCGCGCCGACCACCCGGCTCGCGTCGCGGGTGCGCAAATCACGCTGACCGACACGCTGCGGCACCTGCGGTCGGTGGGCTGCACGGTCGACCGGGCCGCGGCAGACGCGGTGGCTGCTCCGCTGGCCGCCGGCGTCCACTCGCCGGCGCTCGTGATCGAGTCCGCCGGCTCGGCGCTCACCCAGCCCGGCACGGCGGCGCAGGCGGTTCCCGCTTCCGGTGCCTCGGCCGGTGGCAGTGCGGTGGCGGCGGGACTGGCCGGTGACGACCTGCTGACCGTGACTCCGCCGTCGTGGCGGCCGGATCTGCGGGACCCCAACGACTTCGCCGAAGAGGTCATCCGGCTGTTCGGGTACGACAACGTGCCGTCGATCCTGCCGTCCGCGCCGGGCGGGCAGGGGCTGACCGTGTCGCAGCAGCGGCGGCGGAAGGTGGCGACCGCGCTGGTCGGCGCCGGTCTGACCGAGGTGGTGTCGTACCCGTTCACGGGTGACGCCGACTTCGACGCGATGGGCATCCCGGCCGACGATCCCCGCCGTACGACGGTCAAGCTCGTCAACCCGTTGTCCGACGAAGAGCCGTCGATGCAGACCACGCTGCTCGCGACCCTGCTCCGGACCGCCGAGCGCAACGTCGGCCGGGGCGCGAACGACCTGGCGATCTTCCAGACCGGCCTGGTCTTCGTCCCGAAGGCGGAGACGAAGGCCGCGCCGCTGCCGTCGGTCGCGCAGCGCCCGAGCGACGCCGAGGTCCAGTCGCTGTACGACGCCCTCCCGGACCAGCCGCTGCACGTCGGAGTCGTGCTGACCGGTGCGCTGACCCCGACCGGTTGGTGGGGCAAGGGCCGCCCGGCCGGCTGGGCCGACGCGGTGCAGATCGCGCGGCTGATCGCGTCCGCGGTCGGTGTGGAGCTGGTCGTGAAGAACACCGAGCTCGCGCCGTGGCACCCGGGGCGGTGCGCCGAGTTCTCGATCTCGGACACCGTGGTCGGGCATGCGGGTGAGCTGCACCCGAAGGTGTGCCAGGCGTTCGGGCTGCCGGCCAGGTCGAGTGCGGTGGAGCTGGATCTCGACGCGCTGATCGCGGCAGGCCCGGAGTCGGTCGCGGCGCGGCCGTTCTCGTCGTACCCGGTGGCCAAGGAGGACGTCGCGCTGATCGTCCCGGCCGAGGTGTCGGCGGCGGACGTGCAGGCGGCGCTGGCCGAGGGTGCGGGCGAGCTGCTGGAGGCGGTCCGGCTGTTCGACGTGTACACCGGCGAGCAGATCGGCGAGGGCAAGAAGTCGCTGGCGTTCGCGCTGCGGTTCCGGGCCCCGGACCGGACCCTGAAGGAGAACGAGGTCGCCGACGCGCGCCAGGCCGCCGTCCAGGTCGCCGTCGACCGCTTCGGCGCCGTCCAACGGGTCGGCTGA